Sequence from the Pseudophaeobacter arcticus DSM 23566 genome:
CCCGGCTGCCGATCACCCGGTTGAGCGCAATCAGCAAAGGGCTGACCAGCAGGCGGGTCACCCGGCCATTGATATTGTTGCCGCCGATCCGCGGATAATAGCCTTTGGCGACTTGATAGGGAAAGTTTGGATTGGCCATTGGATAGACCAGTCGGGCCAGCATTTCTTTGTTGTAGGTCAAGATATCACAATCATGGATCGCCATGACGGCGCTGTCGGCGCAGCCGATCAGATACCCCAATGAGGCCCAGACATTTTTGCCCTTGCCCTGTTCAGTTGGAGCCAGCCCCATCGCCTCCAGACGTGCCCCCAGCGCAAGCATGCGCGGGCTGTCGTTCCAGATCACGATATGATTTTGACCCAGGCCTTTGAAAAATGTCTTTGCATGGCGAAACTGGGCTTCATTTGCCGCATCCAAGCCAATGATGATCCTGTGCAGATAGCTGACCCTGGCCAGTTCCGACAGGATATGCGGCATCGCCTGACCTTCGAGTTCAGAATAAAGGCAGGGCAAAATGAGTGAAATTTTTCGGGACTGGGCAAAGACCGAAAGCTCATGCTCCAATTCATCAGCAGACCGGGTGCGCAGGTTATGCAGCGTTGTGATGTTTCCGTTTTGATGGAAATCGGCCATGAGCTTTGATCCTACTTCATGTGCAACCGGTCGAGCAACTGAAGGACCGCCGTATTCCACCCCACGGGACCTGCCTCTTTGGTGCGTAAAATTTGGCCCCGCGCTTCTCCCTTTAGCAAGGGCAGTGGGGCGCGATGTGGATTGGTCACGACAACTCCAAAATCCACGTTTTCCAGCATTTGAATATCGTTGGGGGCGTCTCCCAGCGCGATTGTATGCTGTGGCTGGTAGCTCTGCACAATTTTTAACAGCTGATCGGCCTTATTGCCTCCAAAAGAGAGGGTTAAAAAACGCCCGCCCTGTTGCGCAGTCACGCCTTGTTCCAAAAGATAGGCAAGGAAGTCTGATCGCTGCTGGGCTGTGCCCAGCCACTGCCCAGGTTCAGAAAACGCACGCTGCTGTGCCAGTTTTGCCTGTGGTAACGCCAGGCCGGTCATCTCGGCCAGCTGATCGGCGGTCACATCGCCAAAGCCGCGAAAACACCTGCGAAGCGGGCCGGGCAGCCCGTCAAGAACAGATCGCACCGCCTGATAGTGCGCAGCCTGTTGCACGCATTTACCGTGGGGAGAGAGAATGCCAGCGCCATTTTCAACAATGGCCGGCCAGTCTTCCAGCTCCAGATCCGACCGCAGGGCGCCAATTTCAGCGGCGGTTTTGCTACTCGCCAGGACAACCGCAGTGGACAGGCGTTGCAGCGCTGTCAGCGCCTGTTGCG
This genomic interval carries:
- a CDS encoding glycosyltransferase family protein: MADFHQNGNITTLHNLRTRSADELEHELSVFAQSRKISLILPCLYSELEGQAMPHILSELARVSYLHRIIIGLDAANEAQFRHAKTFFKGLGQNHIVIWNDSPRMLALGARLEAMGLAPTEQGKGKNVWASLGYLIGCADSAVMAIHDCDILTYNKEMLARLVYPMANPNFPYQVAKGYYPRIGGNNINGRVTRLLVSPLLIALNRVIGSRDYIDYLRSFRYPLSGEFAMRTSILPDLRIPSDWGLEIGVLSEAWRNLAPKAVCQVDISDAYDHKHQSLSPQQANAGLNRMSTDICKAIFRKLAADGTVFTPNVFRTLKATYYRCALDLLEAYYNDAKMNGLSIDRHAEEGAIELFAENIMRAGQIFLENPHETPFIPTWNRVHSADPAFLSDMTAAAKADEAEYQ
- a CDS encoding HAD-IIB family hydrolase; this encodes MTNLHRLMVFTDLDGTLIDHVTYRWDAAQQALTALQRLSTAVVLASSKTAAEIGALRSDLELEDWPAIVENGAGILSPHGKCVQQAAHYQAVRSVLDGLPGPLRRCFRGFGDVTADQLAEMTGLALPQAKLAQQRAFSEPGQWLGTAQQRSDFLAYLLEQGVTAQQGGRFLTLSFGGNKADQLLKIVQSYQPQHTIALGDAPNDIQMLENVDFGVVVTNPHRAPLPLLKGEARGQILRTKEAGPVGWNTAVLQLLDRLHMK